In one window of Mobiluncus massiliensis DNA:
- a CDS encoding aspartate carbamoyltransferase catalytic subunit, whose protein sequence is MRHLLSAADLSHEDVLKILDTAEAMAMTQAQKVKKLPTLRGKTVVNLFFENSTRTRISFETAAKRLSADVINFSAKGSSVAKGESLKDTALTLQAMRVDGIVIRHSSSGAAYRLANAGWSDVPVLNAGDGEHQHPTQALLDAMTLRRHYLGLSGGDLAGKDLNGAHVVIVGDILHSRVARSNVDLMSTLGAHVTLVGPPTLMPVGVEDWKCDVSYDLDAALATNPDAVMMLRVQRERMSSAGGGYFPSVVEYHRAYGLNNTRFTNLPERTVIMHPGPMNRGMEICAQAADSAKSVIVEQVGNGVSVRMAALYLLLAPEGGLL, encoded by the coding sequence AAGATGTCCTGAAAATTTTGGATACTGCCGAAGCCATGGCGATGACCCAGGCTCAAAAGGTGAAAAAACTGCCGACCTTGCGCGGCAAAACCGTGGTCAACCTCTTTTTTGAGAACTCCACCCGGACCCGGATTTCTTTTGAAACCGCGGCCAAGCGCCTCAGCGCGGACGTCATCAACTTTTCCGCGAAAGGTTCCTCGGTAGCGAAAGGCGAATCCCTGAAAGATACGGCTTTGACCCTGCAGGCTATGCGGGTTGACGGCATCGTTATCCGCCATTCCTCCTCCGGAGCGGCCTACCGTTTGGCTAACGCCGGCTGGTCTGACGTGCCCGTGCTCAACGCGGGGGATGGGGAACACCAACACCCCACTCAGGCTCTGCTCGACGCGATGACCCTGCGCCGGCACTACCTGGGCTTGAGCGGCGGCGACCTCGCCGGTAAAGACCTCAACGGTGCTCACGTGGTCATTGTGGGCGATATCCTGCACTCTCGTGTCGCTCGTTCCAACGTGGACTTGATGTCGACTTTGGGCGCTCATGTGACCCTGGTCGGTCCGCCGACCCTGATGCCGGTCGGGGTGGAAGACTGGAAGTGCGATGTGTCCTACGACTTGGATGCGGCTCTGGCCACCAATCCCGATGCGGTGATGATGCTGCGGGTGCAGCGCGAGCGTATGAGTTCTGCCGGCGGGGGCTACTTCCCCTCCGTGGTCGAGTATCACCGGGCTTACGGTTTGAACAACACCCGTTTCACTAACCTGCCCGAACGTACGGTTATCATGCACCCCGGTCCGATGAACCGTGGTATGGAAATCTGCGCCCAAGCCGCAGATTCCGCAAAGTCTGTCATTGTTGAACAAGTTGGAAACGGCGTGAGTGTCCGGATGGCTGCCCTTTACCTTTTGCTCGCGCCGGAAGGAGGCCTGCTGTGA
- the mihF gene encoding integration host factor, actinobacterial type, protein MALPPLTAEQRAEALKKAAAARKHRAEIKADLKNRKKTLSQVLKAAEKDEALAKMKVQSLLESLPRVGAKTAALAMEEIGISPARRIRGLGPHQTAELIKRFG, encoded by the coding sequence ATGGCACTTCCTCCACTTACCGCTGAACAGCGCGCGGAAGCCTTGAAGAAGGCTGCGGCAGCGCGTAAACATCGCGCTGAAATCAAAGCTGATTTAAAGAACCGCAAAAAGACGCTGTCCCAAGTTTTGAAGGCTGCCGAAAAGGACGAAGCCCTGGCAAAGATGAAAGTTCAATCCTTGCTAGAGTCGCTTCCTCGCGTCGGCGCTAAGACCGCCGCCTTGGCGATGGAAGAAATCGGGATTTCCCCGGCTCGCCGCATCCGTGGTCTTGGTCCCCACCAGACCGCCGAACTCATCAAGCGTTTCGGCTGA
- the carA gene encoding glutamine-hydrolyzing carbamoyl-phosphate synthase small subunit, whose protein sequence is MDRADAVLVLEDGFALSGKAFGASGRTLGEVVFSTGMTGYQESLTDPSYHRQILVMTAPHIGNTGMNTTDPESNQIWVAGYVVRDPARRASNWRAESDLEDELVHHGIVGICDVDTRALTLHIRQAGALRGGIFSGDALPVGAENLEPHAVAALRSIIQDSPRMAGAALSAEVSTKTPYVMAPTGEFAGGSPRAVLAALDLGVKSRTPEILASLGVEVHVFPADSTLKDLQSINPDGVFFSNGPGDPSAATHEIELLREVLDAGLPYFGICFGNQLLGRALGYGTYKLVYGHRGVNQPVLDRRTGKVEITAHNHGFAVDMPLGEVSVTPFCNGKYGRAEVTHIGLNDNVVEGLRCLDIPAFSVQYHPEAAAGPHDASHLFNDFLQMMLQHRCEKPTGKADV, encoded by the coding sequence ATGGATCGGGCAGACGCGGTGCTGGTTCTCGAGGACGGTTTTGCCCTGTCGGGCAAGGCTTTCGGAGCCAGCGGGCGAACCTTGGGTGAAGTCGTGTTTTCCACTGGAATGACCGGCTATCAAGAATCCCTCACGGATCCTTCCTATCATCGGCAAATCTTGGTCATGACCGCACCGCATATCGGCAACACCGGCATGAACACGACCGACCCGGAATCTAACCAGATCTGGGTGGCGGGTTATGTGGTGCGCGATCCGGCTCGCCGAGCCTCGAACTGGCGTGCCGAAAGTGACCTGGAAGATGAGCTGGTGCATCACGGCATCGTGGGGATTTGTGATGTGGATACGCGAGCCTTGACTTTGCATATTCGTCAAGCCGGTGCCCTGCGGGGTGGCATTTTTTCGGGCGACGCCCTGCCGGTCGGCGCCGAAAACTTGGAACCCCACGCGGTAGCGGCTTTGCGCTCCATCATTCAAGACTCCCCGCGTATGGCGGGGGCGGCGCTCAGCGCCGAAGTCTCTACCAAAACCCCCTATGTGATGGCTCCCACCGGTGAATTCGCCGGTGGGAGCCCACGGGCGGTGTTGGCGGCATTGGACTTGGGGGTCAAGTCTCGCACCCCGGAAATTTTGGCTTCCCTGGGCGTGGAAGTTCACGTGTTTCCCGCGGACTCGACCCTGAAAGACCTGCAGTCCATCAACCCGGATGGGGTGTTTTTCTCAAACGGACCCGGCGACCCCAGCGCGGCCACTCATGAAATTGAGCTGCTGCGCGAGGTGTTGGACGCGGGACTGCCGTATTTCGGAATCTGTTTCGGCAATCAGTTGTTGGGCCGCGCCCTGGGGTACGGGACTTACAAGCTCGTTTACGGCCACCGGGGTGTGAACCAACCCGTACTGGATCGACGCACCGGCAAAGTCGAAATTACCGCCCACAACCACGGTTTTGCGGTAGATATGCCGCTGGGGGAAGTCTCGGTAACGCCCTTTTGCAACGGGAAATACGGCCGCGCCGAAGTTACCCACATCGGACTGAACGACAATGTCGTGGAAGGCCTGCGGTGCCTGGATATTCCGGCCTTTTCCGTGCAGTATCACCCCGAAGCTGCCGCCGGTCCCCACGATGCCTCACACCTATTCAACGACTTTTTACAGATGATGCTGCAACACCGCTGTGAAAAACCCACCGGGAAGGCGGATGTCTGA
- a CDS encoding flavoprotein — protein sequence MTTPELDAPRGPEKTVILGVGASVAAFKAIEVLRSLIAAGVNVWVCPTVDSLNFVGKATWESLSNHPIHTDVFQTPDFITHVTLASQADLFLTVGASADLMARFRMGLADEFLTLVAITVDCPRLIAPSMHPTMWENAATQDNVAVLRERGWRFIGPETGKLADNSHGIGRLSQPDVICDAVLAQLGMSAPGSID from the coding sequence ATGACAACGCCTGAACTTGACGCCCCCCGCGGTCCAGAGAAAACCGTCATCTTGGGGGTGGGCGCCTCCGTGGCCGCGTTTAAAGCCATCGAGGTGCTGCGCAGTCTCATCGCTGCCGGGGTCAATGTGTGGGTTTGTCCCACGGTTGATTCGCTCAATTTTGTGGGGAAGGCGACCTGGGAATCCCTGAGCAATCACCCGATTCATACGGACGTGTTCCAGACCCCTGACTTCATTACCCACGTCACCCTGGCCAGCCAAGCTGACCTGTTTTTGACGGTGGGAGCTTCCGCCGATTTGATGGCGCGTTTCCGCATGGGTCTGGCGGACGAGTTCCTCACCCTAGTTGCAATCACGGTCGACTGCCCGCGTCTCATCGCCCCATCGATGCACCCCACAATGTGGGAAAATGCGGCGACCCAGGACAACGTGGCGGTGCTGCGTGAACGGGGCTGGCGCTTTATCGGTCCCGAAACCGGCAAACTGGCCGACAACTCCCATGGCATCGGACGTCTCAGTCAACCAGACGTCATTTGTGATGCGGTTTTGGCACAGCTCGGTATGAGTGCCCCCGGTTCTATCGATTAG
- the carB gene encoding carbamoyl-phosphate synthase large subunit, whose translation MPLRQDLHSVMVIGSGPIVIGQAAEFDYSGTQACRVLRNEGLKVILVNSNPATIMTDPEVADCTYIEPITTEFLESIIAKERPDALLPTLGGQTALNAAVNLSEAGILDKYQVELIGANAAAINAGEDREEFKKVVERCGAEVARSFIAHSLEEVNAAVAQLGFPVVVRPSFTMGGLGSGIAYNQQDLERIAAAGLADSLTNEVLLEEAIIGWKEYELELMRDRADNVVVVCSIENLDPVGVHTGDSITVAPAMTLTDREMQRLRDIGIAVIREVGVDTGGCNIQFAVHPQTGRIIVIEMNPRVSRSSALASKATGFPIAKIAARLAVGYTLDEIPNDITLSTPASFEPTLDYVVVKAPRFAFEKFPAADPTLTTTMKSVGEAMAIGRNFTEALQKALRSLDKRGSGFDFAQPAPGPEQTAQLLEQMATPTERRLTQVVQAIRGGASAADIYAATKIDPWFIDQLFILCEVAQRLQEAPALQPQLLREAKRHGFSDLQIAQIRGISEDTVREVRDAFGLHPVYKKVDTCAGEFAANTPYHYSSYDLSTEVQPREKPAVIILGSGPNRIGQGIEFDYSCVHAALTLKDDYDTIMVNCNPETVSTDYDIASRLYFEPLTFEDVYEVYRAELDCGPVAGMIVQLGGQTPLSLARRLTDAGVPILGTQARAIDLAEDRQEFERVYTAAGVAAPAHGTATTNAGARDIAGEIGFPLLARPSYVLGGRGMEIIFNADHFEDYLSRLGPDSAGVGAGPLLIDHFMDDAIEIDVDALYDGHELYLAGVMEHIEEAGIHSGDSACVLPPATLSGTIINQIRAATESIAQGVGTVGLINIQFALAAGVLNIIEANPRASRTVPFVAKATGVPLAKAAAKVMTGTTIAQLRECGMLPGVDFAQWSKFPDIAVKEVVLPFKRFRTFSGTMVDTILGPEMRSTGEAMGLGVNLPMAYAKSELATVGALPKPGKTIVVTVSDRDKRHIILPCSRLHQLGYKLVATEGTASVLERNGIPVTRVEKDRQLTDGSADTAFSSFVKSDEVGMVVNTPERGKGTREAGYRIRTAAATANKVIITTMRTLQVAVQVMDFLSQGQTFTVRSLQERQIEMEKSGTRMPGKA comes from the coding sequence ATGCCGTTGCGTCAAGATTTACATTCTGTTATGGTCATCGGCTCCGGGCCGATTGTCATCGGTCAAGCGGCCGAATTTGACTATTCGGGCACTCAAGCCTGTCGAGTGCTGCGTAATGAGGGCTTGAAAGTTATCCTGGTCAACTCCAACCCCGCCACGATTATGACCGACCCGGAGGTTGCCGACTGCACCTATATCGAACCGATTACCACCGAGTTTTTGGAATCGATTATCGCTAAGGAACGCCCCGATGCGCTGCTGCCCACTCTGGGTGGACAAACGGCCTTGAATGCGGCGGTTAACCTGAGCGAAGCCGGGATTTTGGACAAATACCAGGTCGAACTCATCGGCGCTAATGCCGCGGCCATCAACGCGGGCGAGGACCGGGAAGAATTTAAGAAAGTTGTGGAACGCTGCGGTGCGGAAGTGGCCCGGTCTTTCATTGCTCATTCCCTAGAGGAGGTCAACGCCGCGGTCGCGCAGCTCGGTTTTCCGGTCGTGGTGCGTCCGTCCTTTACTATGGGGGGCTTGGGCTCCGGGATTGCCTATAATCAACAGGATTTGGAACGGATTGCCGCGGCTGGCCTGGCCGATTCGCTGACAAACGAAGTTCTGTTGGAAGAAGCCATCATCGGGTGGAAAGAATATGAGCTCGAACTGATGCGGGACCGCGCCGATAATGTCGTGGTCGTGTGTTCCATCGAGAACCTGGACCCGGTTGGCGTGCATACGGGAGATTCCATCACGGTAGCGCCCGCTATGACTTTGACCGATCGGGAAATGCAGCGGCTGCGCGATATCGGGATTGCCGTCATTCGTGAGGTCGGTGTGGACACGGGCGGGTGCAATATCCAGTTCGCCGTCCACCCCCAGACCGGTCGGATTATCGTCATTGAAATGAATCCGCGGGTGTCGCGTTCTTCCGCTCTGGCGTCGAAAGCGACGGGGTTCCCGATTGCAAAAATCGCGGCGCGGCTGGCGGTGGGTTACACCTTGGACGAGATTCCCAACGATATTACGCTGTCCACCCCGGCGTCCTTCGAGCCCACCTTGGATTATGTGGTGGTGAAAGCCCCGCGGTTTGCTTTTGAAAAGTTCCCCGCGGCCGACCCGACACTGACCACCACCATGAAGTCGGTGGGCGAAGCGATGGCTATCGGCAGAAACTTTACCGAGGCCCTGCAAAAGGCGTTGCGCTCCCTGGACAAGCGCGGGTCCGGCTTTGACTTTGCTCAGCCCGCTCCCGGCCCGGAGCAAACCGCGCAGCTACTGGAACAAATGGCTACCCCAACGGAGCGACGCTTGACCCAGGTGGTGCAGGCAATCCGTGGGGGAGCGTCGGCTGCGGACATCTATGCCGCAACCAAAATAGACCCGTGGTTCATTGACCAGTTGTTTATCCTCTGCGAGGTGGCCCAGCGTCTGCAGGAAGCTCCCGCTTTGCAACCCCAGCTACTGCGCGAAGCGAAACGTCACGGATTCTCAGACCTGCAAATTGCCCAGATCAGGGGCATCTCAGAGGACACCGTGCGGGAAGTTCGCGACGCTTTTGGCCTGCACCCGGTGTACAAAAAAGTCGACACCTGCGCCGGGGAATTCGCCGCGAACACGCCTTATCATTATTCGTCCTACGACCTCAGCACCGAGGTGCAGCCGCGCGAGAAGCCGGCGGTCATCATCTTGGGTTCCGGGCCGAATCGAATCGGGCAGGGTATCGAATTCGACTACTCTTGCGTGCACGCCGCCCTAACGCTGAAAGACGACTACGACACGATTATGGTCAACTGTAACCCCGAGACCGTGTCGACCGACTACGACATCGCCTCCCGGCTCTACTTTGAGCCCTTGACCTTTGAAGACGTCTATGAGGTGTACCGTGCGGAACTGGATTGCGGGCCGGTAGCCGGGATGATTGTCCAGTTAGGAGGCCAGACCCCGCTGTCTCTGGCAAGGCGTCTCACCGATGCTGGAGTGCCGATTCTAGGCACCCAAGCGCGCGCGATTGACCTGGCCGAGGACCGGCAGGAGTTCGAACGGGTCTATACCGCCGCTGGAGTGGCTGCCCCCGCTCACGGTACCGCCACCACGAACGCTGGCGCGCGGGACATAGCTGGCGAGATCGGGTTCCCTCTGCTGGCTCGCCCCTCCTACGTGCTGGGGGGTCGCGGCATGGAAATCATTTTCAACGCCGACCATTTCGAGGATTACCTCAGTCGATTGGGGCCGGATTCGGCCGGAGTCGGCGCCGGACCGCTGCTCATTGACCATTTCATGGACGATGCCATCGAAATCGATGTGGACGCTCTCTATGACGGTCACGAGCTGTACCTGGCTGGCGTGATGGAGCATATCGAGGAGGCAGGGATTCACTCCGGAGACTCGGCTTGCGTGCTGCCCCCTGCCACGCTCTCGGGCACGATAATTAACCAGATACGCGCCGCGACTGAATCCATTGCTCAAGGCGTGGGCACCGTCGGGCTCATCAACATTCAGTTCGCCCTGGCGGCCGGGGTCCTCAACATTATCGAAGCAAACCCCAGGGCGTCCCGCACCGTTCCGTTTGTAGCGAAAGCGACCGGGGTTCCCCTCGCGAAGGCGGCCGCAAAAGTCATGACCGGCACCACCATTGCCCAGTTGCGCGAGTGCGGCATGCTGCCGGGCGTGGACTTTGCCCAGTGGAGTAAGTTTCCCGACATCGCCGTCAAAGAAGTGGTCCTTCCCTTCAAACGTTTCCGCACCTTTAGCGGCACGATGGTCGATACGATTCTGGGACCGGAAATGCGCTCGACCGGCGAGGCGATGGGCTTGGGTGTGAATCTGCCGATGGCCTATGCCAAGTCGGAGCTGGCTACGGTGGGAGCGCTGCCCAAACCGGGCAAGACTATCGTGGTGACAGTGTCTGACCGGGATAAACGCCACATTATTCTGCCGTGTTCGCGCCTGCACCAGCTGGGTTACAAGTTGGTGGCTACCGAGGGGACGGCTTCGGTCTTGGAACGCAATGGGATTCCGGTCACCCGGGTGGAAAAGGATCGGCAACTCACCGATGGGTCAGCCGACACGGCCTTCAGCTCTTTCGTGAAATCCGACGAAGTCGGCATGGTCGTCAACACTCCGGAACGCGGCAAGGGCACTCGCGAAGCGGGATACCGGATTCGCACCGCGGCCGCTACCGCCAACAAGGTCATCATCACGACTATGCGCACCCTCCAGGTCGCTGTCCAGGTGATGGATTTCCTCAGCCAGGGACAGACTTTCACGGTGCGGTCTTTGCAGGAACGACAAATTGAAATGGAAAAGTCCGGTACTCGGATGCCCGGTAAGGCATAA
- the gmk gene encoding guanylate kinase yields the protein MAAAGATARLFILSGPTAVGKGTVVGSLCANFPGEFYLSVSATTRDPRPGEVDGQSYIFMTKPQFEQLIESGGLLEWAQVHGKNYYGTPAAPVDEALRQGKPVLLEIDLAGARQVKALRPDAHTIFLKPPSWEELVRRLQGRGTESPEEQRLRLDTARTELAAAEEFDEIVVNDEVPNATAQLAKIMGLR from the coding sequence ATGGCGGCCGCCGGCGCTACTGCCCGGCTGTTCATACTTAGCGGACCCACCGCTGTTGGAAAGGGAACAGTGGTGGGTTCTCTCTGTGCGAATTTTCCGGGAGAGTTTTACCTATCCGTTTCTGCCACCACTCGAGATCCTCGACCGGGGGAAGTCGATGGGCAGTCCTATATTTTCATGACGAAACCCCAGTTCGAACAGCTCATCGAATCCGGGGGACTGTTGGAGTGGGCACAGGTTCACGGCAAAAACTACTACGGTACCCCAGCCGCTCCGGTCGATGAGGCTCTACGGCAGGGCAAACCGGTTCTGTTGGAAATCGACTTGGCGGGAGCCCGGCAGGTAAAAGCTCTGCGTCCAGATGCGCACACCATTTTCCTGAAGCCCCCGTCTTGGGAGGAGCTGGTGCGCCGTTTGCAGGGGCGTGGCACGGAGTCCCCGGAAGAGCAGCGCCTGCGCCTGGACACGGCGCGCACCGAGTTGGCTGCTGCTGAGGAATTTGACGAAATCGTGGTCAATGACGAAGTGCCTAACGCTACCGCGCAACTGGCTAAAATTATGGGTTTGCGCTAG
- the pyrF gene encoding orotidine-5'-phosphate decarboxylase: MSAAPEANPVEPFGKRCLETIADRGSLCVGIDPHPELLEAWGLPRSGAGVWDFSMRVLDALGDLCGFFKPQSALFEEYGASGISALTATLRAIHDVGAISIADVKRGDIGSTMSAYARAYLSEGPLEADAMTLSPFLGFESLRPALDLAKQNGKGTFVLALTSNPESASIQSAMILNEGGTPEKSLAADIMQRAGEENRQAAQAGYWGHVGLVVGATVGERMHGLESLLDEANAPLLVPGFGAQGGNPESIAKVFGKAADRIIVSSSRGILRRGPEPGALQAAFEDNLESLKSLIS; the protein is encoded by the coding sequence ATGAGCGCTGCGCCAGAAGCAAATCCTGTCGAACCGTTTGGAAAACGTTGCCTCGAAACCATTGCGGACCGGGGTTCTCTCTGCGTGGGGATAGATCCTCACCCGGAGCTATTAGAAGCCTGGGGTTTGCCGCGCAGCGGGGCTGGCGTATGGGATTTTTCCATGCGCGTGCTGGACGCACTAGGCGATTTGTGTGGATTCTTTAAGCCGCAATCGGCGCTGTTCGAGGAATATGGTGCTTCCGGTATTTCCGCGCTCACCGCGACTTTGCGGGCAATTCATGACGTTGGCGCAATCAGCATTGCGGATGTGAAGCGCGGCGACATCGGTTCCACCATGAGCGCCTATGCGAGGGCGTACCTGTCAGAAGGGCCGTTGGAGGCTGACGCGATGACGCTGAGCCCGTTCTTGGGATTCGAGTCCCTGCGTCCCGCGCTGGACCTGGCAAAACAGAACGGCAAGGGGACGTTCGTACTGGCGTTAACCTCAAACCCGGAGTCCGCCTCAATCCAATCAGCGATGATTTTGAATGAGGGGGGAACACCTGAGAAGTCCCTGGCTGCGGATATTATGCAACGCGCGGGTGAGGAAAATCGTCAGGCCGCACAAGCGGGGTACTGGGGTCACGTGGGTTTGGTCGTGGGAGCCACCGTCGGGGAGCGGATGCACGGTTTGGAGTCTCTCCTTGACGAAGCGAATGCGCCGCTGCTGGTGCCCGGCTTTGGCGCTCAGGGTGGAAACCCGGAAAGTATCGCCAAAGTCTTTGGGAAAGCCGCAGACCGGATTATTGTGTCGAGTTCTCGCGGGATTTTGCGACGTGGCCCCGAGCCGGGCGCACTGCAAGCCGCCTTTGAAGATAATTTAGAATCCCTTAAATCCCTAATTTCGTGA
- the rpoZ gene encoding DNA-directed RNA polymerase subunit omega, whose amino-acid sequence MTGTVANPEGITDPPIDDLLENVDSKYALVAFAAARARQINTYNQQLEAGLLDTIGPLVDHGPREKPLSIAMHEIAQGMLDMQLKGDEPEDEAPEEDTSEPVNPLEALAVSFSEGLAKDDNA is encoded by the coding sequence ATGACCGGAACCGTCGCTAACCCCGAGGGTATTACTGACCCGCCTATTGACGACCTGCTGGAAAACGTTGATTCTAAGTACGCCCTGGTGGCTTTCGCGGCGGCTCGCGCACGCCAGATTAACACCTATAACCAGCAGCTGGAAGCGGGTCTGTTGGACACTATCGGCCCGCTGGTTGATCACGGTCCGCGGGAAAAGCCCCTGTCTATTGCCATGCATGAAATCGCGCAGGGCATGTTGGACATGCAGTTAAAGGGCGATGAGCCAGAAGACGAGGCTCCTGAGGAGGACACCTCGGAACCGGTAAATCCGCTGGAAGCCTTGGCGGTCTCTTTCTCCGAGGGCCTGGCGAAAGATGACAACGCCTGA
- a CDS encoding dihydroorotase: MKEYLIKNVTLPNGEGADIAVKDGIFAGVGANAADAVSAGATTIDGNGLVALPGLVDMHTHLREPGGEDAETVASGTLSAAYGGYTCVHAMANTTPVQDNAGIVEQVVHLGNLAGWVQVCPVGAVSAGLQGEHLADLGSMNRSDAHVTVFSDDGKCVSDPVLMRRALEYVKTFDGVVAQHAQDPRLTENAQMNESPLSAVMGMPGWPAVAEEAIILRDIQLASHVGSRVHICHVSTAGSVDIVRWAKSRGIAVTAEATPHHILLTEDMAKTYDPRYKVNPPLRTAADAEALVAGLMDGTIDCIGTDHAPHPLEEKDCEWQAGAFGMIGLETALPVVQKVMVDSGKFTWEDVARVMSTAPAHIGRVKEQGQGIVTGKPANLTLWDPSTRRTIDLDSQHSLSTNTPYLGMELPGQARYTMWKGEFTIMDATAIPHDQR; encoded by the coding sequence GTGAAGGAATATTTGATTAAGAACGTGACCCTGCCGAACGGTGAGGGGGCTGACATTGCTGTCAAGGACGGCATTTTTGCGGGTGTAGGCGCGAATGCGGCGGATGCTGTTTCCGCTGGCGCTACCACCATTGATGGCAACGGCTTGGTGGCTTTGCCCGGCCTGGTTGATATGCACACTCACCTGCGCGAACCTGGCGGCGAGGACGCGGAAACGGTCGCTTCCGGCACCCTCTCGGCGGCTTACGGCGGCTACACCTGCGTTCACGCGATGGCCAACACCACTCCCGTCCAGGACAACGCCGGTATCGTCGAGCAGGTCGTGCACTTGGGGAACCTCGCGGGCTGGGTACAGGTGTGCCCGGTCGGTGCCGTTTCCGCCGGTCTGCAAGGTGAACACCTGGCCGACTTGGGGTCCATGAACCGTTCAGACGCACACGTCACGGTGTTTTCTGACGACGGAAAATGCGTTTCCGACCCGGTGTTGATGCGCCGCGCCCTGGAATACGTAAAGACCTTTGACGGTGTGGTCGCTCAGCACGCCCAAGACCCGCGCCTGACGGAAAACGCGCAGATGAACGAGTCTCCGCTGTCTGCGGTTATGGGTATGCCCGGTTGGCCGGCCGTGGCGGAAGAAGCCATTATTCTGCGCGATATCCAGTTAGCTTCCCACGTGGGTTCGCGCGTCCACATCTGTCATGTGTCCACCGCAGGCTCGGTCGACATCGTGCGGTGGGCCAAGAGCCGCGGCATTGCCGTGACTGCCGAAGCCACCCCGCACCACATCCTGCTGACCGAAGATATGGCCAAGACCTACGACCCACGCTACAAGGTCAACCCGCCGCTGCGTACTGCTGCGGATGCTGAAGCCTTGGTGGCTGGCCTGATGGACGGCACCATTGACTGTATCGGTACCGACCACGCGCCCCATCCTTTGGAGGAAAAGGACTGCGAGTGGCAAGCCGGGGCTTTCGGCATGATTGGTTTGGAAACCGCCCTGCCGGTGGTTCAGAAAGTCATGGTCGATTCCGGCAAGTTCACGTGGGAGGACGTGGCGCGAGTCATGTCTACCGCGCCGGCGCACATTGGCCGAGTCAAGGAACAGGGTCAGGGCATCGTCACCGGCAAACCGGCGAACCTGACCTTGTGGGATCCATCCACGCGCCGCACCATTGACCTGGACTCGCAACATTCCCTGTCCACAAACACCCCCTACCTCGGCATGGAACTGCCCGGTCAGGCGCGGTACACCATGTGGAAGGGCGAGTTCACGATTATGGACGCCACGGCTATCCCGCACGATCAGCGCTAA